The genomic interval GCTGCGTAATCTGGCACGACAATCAATATGCGATTCTCACCCCACAAGGGCAGATTGGGTTTGGTCTGGTCGCCATTCCTGCCCGCCAAACCTTCAGCGTGGCGGGCATCAGTCTGACGGCGTTAGGGTAAACTTACGCAGGGCGCGGGGTTAAAACGGAATACGGGGAGGCGGGCGACCCCGTGTGGTCGCCCCTATAGGTGCAGGGGATTGTCTTTCCCCCTGATCTCAGCCCTGTGCTTTAGGGCGGGGGGTGCTTTCGGGGTGGGTCATTATTGCAGTACCCTCGCTGGTTGAACGGCAACCAGCCTTCTTACAAGAAGGACGGGCGTAGGTTCGTTTAACCCTTAATCACCGCAGCATACCCCACTAATAAGCCTATCGTGATGAGCAGGGCTGTCAACCAATAAGGGGGTAATTTCCATGAAAAAATGCTGTAGGGTTACAATCTCAACAGCACCTCGTTTGCATAGGATGAAACGACCATGAATACTGCTTTAATTGGCATTTTGATTGTTATTGCGCTTAGCACCTACCTTGTGGGGAGCATCCCTACCGCCTACCTTGTCGGAAGGGTGAACGGGATCGATATTTTTAGCGTGGGCAGTGGGAACATGGGTGCGACGAATATCAGCCGAACGCTTGGTTTTCGGTGGGGCGCTCTCGTTTTGATCGTTGATCTCTTGAAGGGCGTGGCGGGCGTCCTGATTGGGCGGATGCTTGGCGGGACGTATTTTGTCTTAGGGGCGTTCACCGGTGGTCTAGCGGTGATTATAGGGCATAACTGGTCGCTCTTTGCCACGCTGATCACACGGAAAATTCGCGGCGGAAAAGGCGCAGCGACGAGTGCTGGGGCATGGATTGCCCTCGTTGCCGCATGGTGGTGGCTGATTGCCGGACCCGCCTTAATGTTTTTTGCTATGATCTCCCTAACGCGCTATGTCTCCCTTTCTGTGTTGGTCACTGGCGCGGTAGCGGCACTTGGGGGGGCAGTGGCGGGGCTGCAAGGAATCCTCCCCAAGCCCTATGCTTTGTTCGGGGTGATCATGCTGCTCTTGCTCTTTTACCGCCATCGAGAGAATATTCAACGCTTGTTGGCGGGGACGGAACGCCGCGTCGGAAATCAGGAAAAACCGCTGGAATCATCAGGAACAGCACATTCGTGAGCGTGACACCCATTCAAACCTACCCAATCGCCGGGCAAATGCTTGGCGTCGCCGTGTTTGGTCAGCCGCACCCAGAGCGCGATCCCATCCTGCTGCTGCATGGGTGGGGTGGGAGTATCGAGAGCATGATCGGCGCTGCCGAAGGGCTGGCGGCGCGGGGGCATTACATCCATGCGCTTGACCTTCCCGGTTTTGGGCGCAGCGCCCCGCCCCCAGAAGGGGCGGCGTGGGGCGTTGACGATTATGCGCGGATCGTTCTCGCCTACCTCGACTCGGCGGGCGTGGAGCGGGTGAACCTGATCGGGCATTCCTTCGGCGGGCGGATCAGCCTTGTTTTGGGGGCGGATCACGCGGCACGGGTGGGAAAAATCGTCCTTGCCGACAGTGCCGGAGTGATCGCCCCACCCACAGCACGGGATCGCTTGCTGCAGATGGGCAAGGCGGCATTGAAACTCCCCGGTGTGAACGCCTTCGAGGGGAAACTTCGCCAGTGGGGGCGGGAACGCCTTGGATCGGCGGATTTAAAAACGGCGGGTGTCTTAGAAGCCACCTTCCGACGGGTGATTCAAGAAGATTTACTCCCCCATGCCGGGCGCATTGCCGCCCCAACGCTCTTGATTTGGGGGGATCAGGATCAGGATACCCCGCTTTGGCAGGGGCAGGCGCTGGAAAAGGCGATACCCGATGCCGGCTTGGTCGTCTTTCAGGGGGCGGGGCATTTTGCCTATCAGGAACGTTTACCGGACTTTTTACGGATTGTGGATACGTTTTTCGTCTGAAGATTTTTATCGTATCGAGGCGCGTTAGCCCCGCGCTAAAGCACGGGGCTGAAATCAGGGAAAGAGGTCTACGGGTTGTAGCGCGGCACAATATGCCCCCGCCGCTGAAGCCGCGGGCTAGGAGTAACCACCCCTTCGGGGCTTTAGAATGCCCTCATCTCCTAGCCCATTCAACCCACAAAACGAGCGGGTGAGGGGTGGCGCTTACCGTTCATAGATATAATTTACGGATAGATATATCGTGTAGTGATCGTGTTTGGAGGGGAATTTACCTCATGTCACGTTACCTCCGCGCCGCCGCCGTTCAGATGGACGCCACCCCCGCCCCACTGGAGGCACGCCTTGCCCGCGCTGCCGATTTGGTCGCAGAGGCGGCAGGCGCCGGGGCGCAAATCGTCGCCCTCCCCGAATTTTTCAACACAGGCTATCTCTACGACGATAGCAACTACGCCCGCGCCGAACGAATCGATGGGCGAACGGCGACTTGGCTGCGGGCGCAGGCAAAACAACACGCCATTCACCTGACGGGGACACTCCTCCTCCTTGACGAAGAAGATACCTATAACACAGCACTCCTTGTCGCCCCCGATGGGCGTATGTGGCGCTATGACAAGCAGTATCCTTTCCTTTGGGAGCGCAAATATTACCGTGAAAACCGTCACATCACGGTGGCTGATACCGATTTGGGAAAAATCGGGCTGATGATCTGTTGGGATGCGGCACACCCCGACCTGTGGGCGCGTTATGCGGGCAGAGTTGATGCTATGCTCATTTTAAGCTGCCCGCCAAAGGTCTCCGCCGCCGATCTTGTTTTTCCCGATGGCAGTCGAGTGAATACCCGTGATTTGGGCGGGATTTGGCGTCTGCTGCATACCGAAATCGAACACTTCCCCGGCGCCGATATGGACGACCACGCCGCATGGTTGGGCGTCCCCGTGATCCATGCCTCGGCGGGGGGGCAGTTTCGCTCGCCCCTTCCCATCTCGTCGGTTTCTATCGCCGCCTATCTCAGCGCCCGCCCTGATCTGTGGAAATGGCTTCCTCGCGCTCATGAGGTGGTTATAGAGGCGGGGTTTGACCTTCAGACAAAAGTGATTGATCACACGGGAAACGTCGTGGCGCGGGTGATGGCAAATGGCGATGGCTTAACCTATGCCTCGCTCCCGCTGGCGGAGTCGCCGCCTGAACCAACCGAGAAACAACCCGCCATGCGCACCTCGCCGCTTGCCTATTTTCTCTCCGATGCATGGAGCAACTTGCTGTTGGTGCCGGAATACCGGATGGGTGTGCGGCGGCATATCAACCGCCGGATGGCGCCCATTGACCCCCGAACGCGGGTGTGGGTCGGGGCGGCGGCAACGCTTGCGGCGATGGGCTTGTTGGCGGGACGGGCGCTCCGTCGGGGGGGGAGTGATCCGAGTCGGGACGAGGCGGGCGATCCCTTCATTTTGAACGGCGGCGAGGACGCGGACGAGACTGGAATTGACGGAAACCCCGCTTGATGCTACAGTTTAGGTGGTTATCCTGGACCAACGCTTACAGCATTTTTCAAAGAGATCGACTCCTTGGTAGTTGACAGCCCAGCTTATCACGATAGACTCACTGATGGGCTAGGCGGTGGTGATCACGGGGTGAATGAACGACGCCCGTCCTCTTTGTAAGAAGGCTGGTTGTCGTCCAACCAGTGAGGGTACTGCAATAGGAGTGTCATGTACGCGGAAGCCGCCGCCCGCCGTCAACGCACGATCCAGATGATTTTGGTCGTGATTATTTTGGCGACTCTCCCCTGTTATTGTGTTGGGTTCGGCTTGTTGGCGGTAGCACGAACGCGCACCACCGGGCGGGTAGCGCCGACCTCACCATCGAATTTGAACCCAACGGTTTTATTCACCTCTGCCACGCCACGCGCCACACTCCCCTTTGG from Anaerolineales bacterium carries:
- the plsY gene encoding glycerol-3-phosphate 1-O-acyltransferase PlsY, with product MNTALIGILIVIALSTYLVGSIPTAYLVGRVNGIDIFSVGSGNMGATNISRTLGFRWGALVLIVDLLKGVAGVLIGRMLGGTYFVLGAFTGGLAVIIGHNWSLFATLITRKIRGGKGAATSAGAWIALVAAWWWLIAGPALMFFAMISLTRYVSLSVLVTGAVAALGGAVAGLQGILPKPYALFGVIMLLLLFYRHRENIQRLLAGTERRVGNQEKPLESSGTAHS
- a CDS encoding alpha/beta hydrolase, which translates into the protein MSVTPIQTYPIAGQMLGVAVFGQPHPERDPILLLHGWGGSIESMIGAAEGLAARGHYIHALDLPGFGRSAPPPEGAAWGVDDYARIVLAYLDSAGVERVNLIGHSFGGRISLVLGADHAARVGKIVLADSAGVIAPPTARDRLLQMGKAALKLPGVNAFEGKLRQWGRERLGSADLKTAGVLEATFRRVIQEDLLPHAGRIAAPTLLIWGDQDQDTPLWQGQALEKAIPDAGLVVFQGAGHFAYQERLPDFLRIVDTFFV
- a CDS encoding carbon-nitrogen hydrolase family protein; its protein translation is MSRYLRAAAVQMDATPAPLEARLARAADLVAEAAGAGAQIVALPEFFNTGYLYDDSNYARAERIDGRTATWLRAQAKQHAIHLTGTLLLLDEEDTYNTALLVAPDGRMWRYDKQYPFLWERKYYRENRHITVADTDLGKIGLMICWDAAHPDLWARYAGRVDAMLILSCPPKVSAADLVFPDGSRVNTRDLGGIWRLLHTEIEHFPGADMDDHAAWLGVPVIHASAGGQFRSPLPISSVSIAAYLSARPDLWKWLPRAHEVVIEAGFDLQTKVIDHTGNVVARVMANGDGLTYASLPLAESPPEPTEKQPAMRTSPLAYFLSDAWSNLLLVPEYRMGVRRHINRRMAPIDPRTRVWVGAAATLAAMGLLAGRALRRGGSDPSRDEAGDPFILNGGEDADETGIDGNPA